TATATTTGTATAATGAGCCTCTTGCAAAAACTCTATAATTCCTCCCCCAAGCTTGGGGGAGGTTAGGAGGGGGTTGCCTTAAGTCTAATAAAATCAACCTCCCTCTAACTCCCCCCAAGCTTGGGGGGAGAATTTAAAAGCGGATTTTATTAATTTTGCAAGAGCCTCTAATATTTGGCATATAATCTTTGAAAACTTCTAAAGGTTCGTCGAAATCCTCCGCCATTTCAATAAGACCTTTGGCGCGCCCAAACTGCGATTTCCGGCGGGATTTCGCCACGGAGACCAGCTGGATCATTTGGTTTTCGTCTTTGCGGATGAATACCGATTCCCTTTGCAAGACCTTATCCTCCAAGTCAATCCGCATGGATGGATATTCCTTCAAATCCACTTGCGCCATGATTCGTCCCTCATCGTTGGATGATGGAAATAGTATAGCCTAAAGCTCCGAATATTTCTCTCCCATATCCATTCTTTATCCTGAGCATCCTTCCATCCTGGGCATCTAGATTCGGACAACCAGTGAATTCGCAAAGGCAGACTAAAACCTTGCCTTTGCCACCCGCCGCCGGTTCGAGAGAATAACACAAGAACCCGCGAGAAGATTAACTCAACCTTGTTCTTGGCGCCCCCCGCAATGTATAATGAATAGGAACATGAAAACTCGAAAAGGAGAATCTACCGATCATGGATGCCGCTGAAATCGTGATCCAGAAAGTGCGCCAACTCCCGCCCGAACAGATGCAAAAAGTCTTGGAATTTATTGATGGTTTGGATGACGATCTCGGATTGGATGAAGATGCAGCTATAGCCGAACGGCGTTATGAAACCATGAAAAACAGCGGGGGAAAAAACCTCGTCTCATCGGATGAAATGCGCCGTAGATTGGGTTTTTGATGAGATATCGAGTCCAATTCGATGCCTCCCTCGAGCACGAACTGGCGAAGATCGACTCCAAAACCGTTGCGCGCATTTTATCGGTTATCGAATCCCTCGCCGAAAATCCCCGCCCTCCCCGTTGCCTTAAACTCAAGGGAAAATCGAATTTATATCGCGTTCGCGTTGGCAACTTTCGCGTCATTTACGCCATAGAAGATTCTCTCAACCTTGTGGCGATTTTGCGAGTGGGCGACCGAAAAGATGCCTATCGTTGATTATCGTTGTCATCTTTTATCCTGAGCATCCTTTCATCCTGGATAGCATGATTCAGACAACCAGAGAATACGCAAGGGCAGACTAAAACATTGCTTATGCCACCCGCCTTTTGCGTTTTCGTGATTCAAACGACGCGGGTAAGAGATTCCCTTAATTTTCCATTGCGCGTATTAATTTATATTACATCTCACTTATTTAACAAGATGAAAATTATTGTTGTCCAATAAATATGCGGGGAATTACGCTATTGAATAACTCTATTTCGGCGCCTTTTCCACCCAGGCGATCAAATGGGCGTAATCGCTGGCTTTTACCCGCTCGTAAAATTTCCGGTCGGCGGTAACCACCATGGCGTCTCGATCCTCGGCTAGCGCAAGATAGAAACAATCGTAAATGGCATGACCGATGATATTGGCTAATTGAAAGGCGCGATGGGTTAATGAACTGGAATCGATGAGTTCGAGAGGTATTTCCTTAATTAATGTAGAATAACAGCGCCATCCGGCTTCTTCGCCAATTTCGTTTCTGGTAACTTTTTTCTGAATGGCGGCGAGGCATTCGTAGGCGATGAAATCCGGCGCAATGCGGGATATCTCCGGATTTAGAAAGCGAATAGCTTCCATGCGCTTGGTTTCGTTTATAATCCACTTGACCGCTACGCTGGCGTCGATGACATATGTTGTCATCGGCTGTCTCTCAAGGCTCGAATATCATCGGCGCAATCGCTGGGAACGGGACCAATTTCTTCCGCGAGGGCGTTGGCTTTGCGGATAAATTCTTCCACGCTTCGTTTTCGCTTTTGCGCGGTTTCTGCGATGGCCTGGCGGGTTTGAGGGTCGATGGATACCCCGTATTCCTCGGCCACGGTTCCAAGGCGGGCTAGAAATTCGGGATCGATGGGCTGGTTATGAGCAGTAAAATGGACAGTTAATTCGTTCATGAGATTATCTTTCTCGAACAGTCTCTAAAGTAATGATATTCGTGAAATAGCGACCTGGCAAGCAAAAAACGCTTTCCAATCGTTGACGCTGGTTCGAAATCGTCCGAATCAGGATCGTCAGGATTTTCAGGATGGCCAGGATGTTGTCGTCTTTTATCCTGAGCATCCTTTCATTCTGCCCATCATGATTCAGACAAGTTATCGATGGAGTAAAATATACTGACTATCCAGTTTTTCCGTATTGTCATTAATTCCTGACAAGGCGGAAGCCTATGTCGCTGCCTGAGTAATTTGAATTTCCGGAGGATCGACGAGCTGATCGCACAAGATTCTGTGTATCATTCCAACCGCCTCCCCTTAGCACGAGGTTATCTCCACCACCTGGGCCAGTTGGATCACTAGCTGGGTTTGTAAAATAATAATTCGCATACCAATCCTGACACCACTCATACACATTCCCGCTCATATCAAAGAGACCCAGCACATTTGGCTTCTTTAATCCAACTTCATGAGATGCACTCCCTGAATTACCATAATACCACGCATATTTATCTATTTCCTTATAATTAGTATCGTCCCCCCAATAAAACCTAGTTGTAGTTCCTGCACGGCAGGCATATTCCCATTCCGCTTCCGTCGGTAAGCGGAAGGTTCCTTGTCCCAGCTGGTTCAACTTCTTGATAAAACTCTGGCAATTGTTCCAGGAAACATTTATTGGATAGTTCGGTGACTCTGGATTGCTCCCCATCACTGCCAGCCACTGCGCCCGCGTTACCTCATATTTTCCCATGTAAAAAGGCTTAGTGATATTTACTAGATGTAATGGCCCTTCGTCCGATCTTCTATCCTTCTCATTATCCGGGCTGCCCATCATAAAAGAACCAGCCGGAATGTATTCCATATACAAAGGAACAGCGCCTTCAGGAAGACTCAACGGAACGATAATTTCACCTGGGTAAAGAGTCGGAGTTGGAGTTACAGGCGGCGTTGGAGTGACGGTTGGCGTAGGCGTAACCGTCGGCGTTGGCGTAGGATTAATCACACCCCAGTTTTTGACAACCAGATCATCGACAACAACGGAAGACGACACGTTAGGGCCGCCGTTTTGCACGATGGCATGAATGGGGACGCTGGGATTGTTGACGGTAAAATCTCCGCCGATGATTAGATGCTCCGGCTCCTTGCTTTTGGCGTCGGGAATATCCTTCTCGAAGCGGTAAACGCAGAGGCTTTGAAATCCATTCGACAATACAAACGCCAGCATTCCAGCGCCGGGAGACGTTTCGCGGTAGATATTGACTTCGCCTACAAGAGTCATGGGGAAAGAGTTTTCCACGCCTTGAATGATCGTTCCTACGTTGGCGGCGCTATTCTCCGGCTCGATGGACAGGCGGATGGCGATGTCCGATAGCGATTCGAAAAAGGGAGTAATGCGCCCGTCGTCGTCGTTGATATTGGCGATTAGTTTATCGACGCCCTTTTCGAACGAACCGTCCACTTCCAACCCAACGGATTGATTGCTGATGGACGGCGCCAAAGGCTTCACGCAAAGGTTATCCACATAAACAGTGCTGGTGAGCGAGGAATAGGGATAATTCACGATCTGCACGGCGATTTGCAGCCAGCCGGATGGCGGGCGGTAAATGAGGTTGAGCGAACGGTATTGCTCCACGGGAACCTCTTCGCCGGTGATGTTCGTATAGCCCAATTGGCCGTCCACGGGACAATTCAAAGCGATGAGAGCGATGGATACGTCCTTGCTGGAAGAACGGAAAGCGCCGGAAATAACCGCTAAAGAAGGCGCTTCCATCGCCACGTTGACGACGATCCAAACCCCTTCCCCCGGCGAGACGCGCACGGCCATGCCATTACCGTCCGTATAATATCCTTCGGGAATCGCTCCGAAAGAGATTTTACCGAAGCGGAAGCCCCCAGGCGGATCGGCGACCAGTTGATTCTCGGCGAGAGTGCTTCCGTTAAGATCGATCAAGCCGCCGGAAGCAGGAGGCTTCGGCGTAGCGGTGGGCGTAGGCGTTGGAAGATTATCTTGAGCGAATGCGGCGCAAACTACAAAGAGCAAGAAGAACGTTAGAAAAGCCGATTTTTTTACGAACATAATCCCCCTCCTAGAGAAAAAGGAACGATTAGGTTAATGGAAGATTATTAATTAATAGCGCATGATGGCAAATTATACTAGTTAAAAGATTTTTTTACGTACTATATTTTTCCCCGGCATATCCTCGCGGCCAGCAACCATTGGACGCAAAAAAAAGCCCGGATGAAGACTCCATCCGGGGCGTTTTTTTTTGTTCTGAGAGTAGCTTTTTTAAAACAGGGATTTAAAGCGTTTAACGTAAGTTTAATAAAATGAGTATCGGGGCGACTGGATTTGAACCAGCGACCCACTGCTCCCGAAGCAGTTACGCTACCAGGCTGCGCTACGCCCCGAAACCGATATTTCTATGGAAATAGTATCCTACTTGCATGGCGCGGTTCCTTCAAGGCGAAGGTTCTGCGCTAGGGCGAAAAAACCTAATTCCGCATCACGATGTCGCCGTAACTGGCCAAACCGTTGCTGGAGTCGTAAGGAAATCCCATACCCGTGACGCTGTTATACGCTCCTCTGCCGCCATCGGGACCGGCGCCGATCATAATGTATTGTCCCGTCAACAACGGCTTAATGCCATGAGCCGCCGCTTCCATATTTCCCGGAACGAATGTCGACAAACCAATATCTCCCGAACCAGGAATCTCCGGATCGTCGTCCGCATACATATAGGCGTAGGGAGGAATAACGTCCTGCGAAATCAATTGGCTCATCGTATCGCGTTTGGAAGTGGCCGAAAAGAAAGGATCGACGGGAATGCTGGACATATAGGCGACCGGAGTGGTCAACGGCGCCCAAAGCCCCGCCGTACCGCCGCGATCATTTTGCGCGCTGCCGCCGACGCCTTTAAAAACTTCCACCATGCGTTTCTGGCCTTGAGCATAATCGTCATCCCAGAAATCGACCAGCATGACGCCCCTGTCCAGCCGCAGTTGTTCCAGACACGTCGATAAGCTTTTCATATCCGATTGGGCGCGGGCGATTTTGGCGCGCATCTGAGCATTGAGAAAGTTAGGCACGGCGATAGCCGCCAAAACTCCGATGATGGCGACGACGATGAGAAGTTCAATTAACGTAAATCCTTTTTTACCCATGACTTAGAATATCCTCCCGCGAAGAAATTAGATTAATGCATTTTATTTTAGTCTATAACATATTGTACGCGCAATTATGTCTCCGCATCGAGTTTCCATGTAAGAAATTGTATTGCAAATCAGCCTTAAATCAAAAATTTGGTTCATTTTAAAGGAATTATTATGACGAATTATAATAGAGATTACAATAGGTTGGGAGAAAATTATTTTAGGTTTATCGAAATCAAATGGATAATCGCCTTGCCGCCTTGCGCTCTCCAGCCTGTTTCGGTAATCTGGAAGAACGAAAGTTAAATTGAAAATCGAGAAGAAGATATGAAGAAATCCGAATCGGCGTCCAGCCTCCGTCACGAAGATATCCTCTCGATCATCCGCGTGAAGAACGAATCTTTCGCTTCGTTGCTGGACAATCAGTTGCTTTCCTTAATGATTGAGGAATCCAAGATTGTAACTTTTAAGACGGAAAATATTATCGTCAAACAGCACGATCCTTCCGATTCTCTTTACCTGATTTTAAGCGGACGGTGCACGGTTTACGTCAACGACCGGCTCATCAGCCATATCGAAGCGGGCGACCTTCTCGGCGAAATGGGCGTGATACAAAACACGCCGCGCAGCGCCACCGTCATCGCCATCGAGGAGACGCGCGCGCTGCGCATATCCGCCGATACGTTTAAAAAAATGCTGAACAATCCCAAACTCGCAACTTGGATGCTCAGTATGTTGACGGACCGGGTGCGGCGAGCCTCTACGGACGCCGCGCGCTTTCTCAAGGAGATGGAAGAAATCCGCATGGATCAGATGGAACTGGCGCGAGTGCAACGCTCACTGTTGCCCAAGGAGTTGCCCGCCGGTTCCCGCTTCCGCGTTCACGTTTTATATTCCCCCTGCGCTTATGCGGGAGGGGATTATTACGACGCCATCCTTCTGGATAAAGACCACCTTTTTCTTATCGTAGCCGACGTAACCGGACACGGGGCGCAGGCGTCCATTTCTATGGCCATCGTGCGTTCGTTCGTCCATCAATCCAACTTCGGCAAAAAGCCGGAAACGATTCTGAAAAAATTGAACCGGTACCTCTTTCAATACGGCCCTTCGCAACATTTCGTAACCGCCCAAACCGCGGTCATCGACTTGGCGAAGAAAAAAATCCATTTCGCTTACGCCGGCCATCCCCCGATGCTGCATTTGCGGGGGGACCAATGCCAATCCATGAAGGCGCCGCGATCTTTTTTTCTGCGCTTCATGATGGATGCGGATTACAAATCGGCGACGCTTACTCTCAACTCGGGAGACCGCGTCGCTTTCTATACCGATGGCGTCATCGAAACATTCAACCCCGATGGGGGGATGTACAATATGGAAGGTTTGCAATTGTATCTATCGAAAACGCATAAACGGCCGGTATCCGAAGTGCCGTCGCTTTTGGAAACCGACTTGCATAATTTCCGCAATGGCAGTCCTGTGGAAGACGATATTACATTTATGGTCGTCGAGATCGCTTGAGAGCGCTTTCTCTAATTCCATTCTCATTCCACCATTTCTTATTATGGAGGCTCTTACAAAATTGAGAAAACTGTCTTTAAATTCTCCCCCCAAGTTTGGGGGGAGTTAGAGGGGGGTTGATTTTAATGGACTTAAGACAACCCCCTCCTAACCTCCCCCAGGCTTGGGGGAGGAATAATGTAATTTTGCAAGAGCATCAATGGATATCTCGCTATTGGCAGGAACCGTTGCTCGCCGTTCTTCTTGTCTTATTCTATGGCGCCTATCTGGCTCCCCGATGTTGGCGCTATGTTTATCTGACGTGGGATTCTTTGCGCGACCTGATCGCCGCCCAGCATATTCTCGCCGGAGGCGGCTGGTTTTCCGATCCGATGCTTTTAGGGCATTCCTGCTGGTATCCGCCGTTGCACGCTCTTTTTTGCGCGGCGGCAGTCTCCATTTTTCCCATCGATATATTTCGCTTTTACGCCCTGGCGCCCGTACTTTTGAATTGGATATTCCCCGCCGCTTTTTATCATTTAGCGCGGCGTCTCTTGAGCGGAAACCGCACCGCCGCTTTTTGGGCGACGCTCGCACTCGCCGCCATGCCTTGGGCTGTTACCTATGTTCTCGCTTCGCCGACGGTGATGGCTCACGCAGCGGGTTTTGCGATTTTATTATTTATTTTCCACCTTCATCTACTGGAAAAATATTCGCAGAAAAAAAATTTGATTTTCTCCCTATGTACGGGTTTAATGGGTTTATATCACCCTCCCACGTTCTTGATTCTGACCGCCGTCATTTCCATCCATTGGCTTATTCAAGCGGCGCAAAGCAAGCGTAAGCCGTTCTTGCGGCGATGGCTGTTTTTTTTGACGCTCTCCTTGACGGTTTGTTCGCCTTATTGGCTGCCCAACCTGGCGCAGCCGCTGCGCAATCCAGCGCCGCTCGCTTATATCTCTCCGGGATTGACTCGGCATGAGTTGTTTCTGCCCGGTGCTTCCTGGCTGCTCTCGCTTCCCTTGCTTTTCCTGGCCGTCCTCGGAGTTGTTTCGCTGCTGCGCCGTTGGAAAGAAAGTCCAGTTCAATTCATCCTGGCCTTGCTCGCCGTTTCGCTCATAGGCCAGGCGCCGGGATACTTGAAGATTCTATTGGAAAAGCGCTTCACCGCCCTGGACGCATCTATCGGAGACAAAATTCCCATCCTCGTTCCCCACGAGTTTCAATTTTACTTTCAAATCGCCCTTTGCCTTTGTTTGGGAATCGGTCTGGCGCAGCTGCAAGCAAGCCAAGGCGCGCGAAAGTTGATTTATTGGGCGGCGGCGATTGGTTTCGCCGCGAGTTTGACAATCAATCTGATCCATCTTCCGCAACGCTGCCAGGTTTTCCTCTGGCCATACCGCCTTTCTGGGGAATGGAACGATCCCGTGAAAGCGATTCTCGCCCATACGGCGGTAAATGACGCTATAGCCGCTCCCAACGACGAAACCAGTTTCTTCATCATCGGCGTCCGGACGGGCCGCAAATGTCTCCTGTCTTATCCAACGCATACGAATACGCGCGCCGATCTGCCATCCAGGCGGCAAGCGCGGGAAATTCTCTTTCACTCCTATTCCACCGCGGAGGTTTTACAAACGGCCGAACGCTGGCGCGTCCAATTCATCTTATGCAAAATCAAACTCGTCTCCTCCGACAGGATTGCCTTTTTCCGCGAGATATTTCCTTCGGTTTACGACGACGGCGTCGTTTCCATTTTTCGCGTCGAGAAGAAGGGCAAGTCTTTGGACTCATAACGATTTTTTATTATAGGAATGGCCTTTTCCCTTCATGATAAATGTCTTAGGATAAACGGGGATAATGCGGATATCCCGCATTATTTCTCTAAAAAACGATTTCAAGAGGGGGTTCCATGAAAAAATACGCTTATTTCTTAATGCTTATCTTAGCTTTATCCATATCTAATAGTATTTCCGCCGAAGACGCCGCGAACGACAAGGACCGGCTCGGCGGTTGGAAGAAAATCGCTTCCGAAGCGAAGGCGTTTTTCTACGTCCAGGAGATCAGCGGCGTCTGGTGGATCGTCAATCCCGCCGGGAACGCATTTCTTTCCAAAGGCGTCAACCATATCTCCTTCTTCGCCGACAACGCTCCCCAATTGGGTTACTCGCCCTATGGCCGCGCAACGCAAAAGAAATACGGCAGCGAAGGCGCGTGGGCGAAAGCGGCGGCGGATAATTTATGGCGTTGGAATTTCAACACCGCCGGCGCTTGGTGCAGTACATCCATGTATAAACAAGAACTCCCTTATACGCCCGTTTTGGACGTCGCCAGCCGCGCGGGGGCCAATTGGCAAACGGGTATTTTCCCCGACGTGTTTTCGAAAAAGTTCCGCATGGCCGCCCGCGCCGCGATCCAGACGGCGTGCCGTCCCCAGCGCGATAACAAATACTTACTAGGCTACTTCACCGACAACGAATTGCGTTGGGGTCCCGATTGGCGCAGTCCCGACGCTTTGCTCATGGATTTCCTCCGCTTCGATCGCGAATCCGACGGTTGGAACCGCGCCGTTCAGTTTCTCAAAGAACGCTATTCCACTATCGACGCTCTCAACGAGCAATGGAAGATCAAAGCGAAATCCTTCGAGGAAGTTCCCGCCGTTGAATCCTTCCCTGCTTCCGATGCGCGATCGGAGGCGGAAGAGGCGTTCGTGAAAATCGTCGCTGGAGAATATTTCCGCGTCTGCGCCGAAGAAATCCGAGACGCCGATCCCAATCACCTCATACTCGGCTGCCGCTTTGCAGGCAAAGCCTCCGAAACTGTATTGGAAGCGATGGCGCCTTATGTCGATATCGTTTCCTTCAACACCTATAACTTCACTCCTCCCGCAGGAACTTTAAAACGTATTTTCGAAATCACGAAACGCCCCATTATGATTACGGAATTTTCCTTCAAAGCAATGGATTCCGGCCTTCCCAATACAAAGGGCGCGGGCAAGCCGGTGGCGACGCAAAAAGAACGCGCCGAACATTTCACCAATTTCATAACCCAATTGCTGCAACTGCCCTTCATCGTGGGCTATCACTGGTTCGAATACGCCGATGAACCGGCGGAGGGACGCTTTGACGGCGAGAATAGCAATTACGGCCTAGTAAATATCAAGGACGAACCGTGGGAAATATTAACCAACGAAATGGCGCGAACCAATCTCGCCGCAGAAAAGATTCACGCCGGACTCGCAGGCGGAACGGCAAACATTGACAATGCAAACAGATAATCCGAAATCGCATATGATTTCGTTAAAGAAAATCATGAAAATTATTTTTCGAAAGTTACTGGTTATCTGCGTCTTCGCAGCGGCGATTCTATTGTCGTTCCCTTGCTCTTCATCCGCTCAGATTGCGGGAAAAACGCTCTACATTTTCGACCTGGAATCTTATTTGGCCGCAAAACCGGATGATAAAGTCTGGCAATACGATGTCATCAACCTCGTTTCTGCCCTGCAAGGACTAGTAAACCGGGATGCGCCGCAACTTTATATTCTTTACGTTCGCGAACAATTCTCATATAACAAGCAGAACATCGATCGTTTCTGGCTGGATAAGTTGCGCTCCCCTGGCCTGTTTCTCGCCGATTATCCGATAACGAATGTCAAAACTCTGGAGGAATTGCTATCGATATTCCGTTCCTATTATACGGCCGTCGTTCTTTGGGACGCCAACGTTCCCGCCAGCGCCAACGCGGCATTGACGATTGCCGGATCGGACGGCTTTCTGCCCGTGCGCCTCGATAAAAGCCCCGATTCTCTCTTTACTCAAATCGTTGAGAGCGGACCGCAACTCCCTCCGCGAGAGCGATTGGCGGATCGTTTTAACGCCGTGGGCAATATCCCGGACACGCCCATAGCCTCTACGGGATACAAAAAAGGCGACGCTTATTTATGGGCCAGGTATTTCTATCTCGACAAGGGGATGTGCGCTCCCAACCACTTCGCATTTTTTCTCGATCCTTACGATTGGGATCTGCGAGTGGAAGGTTATCAATATCCCGATCTGCCGAACTGCGCCATCGTCAATCACGATTTCTATGTGAGCAAAAAATCCTTCTTTCTCGACCTGGACCCGTGGTGGGACGAAAAACCAACGGATACTCCCGGCGGCGCATTTCTGCAAGGCGTCGATTACAACCTCATTCTCAAAGACATCCTGAAATCGGCGCAAAAACACACGCCCGGCCTTCCTTCTCCTATCCTCCGTTTCGGCGGCTTCGTTCCCTGGTGGGTCAAATACACTAGCGCCTTCGAGGGAGGATTGCATAAAGAGGAAGAGACGGCGGAACGATACGCCGCCATTGTCTCCGCCTATAACGGAGTCATCGACGGCGACAGTTCGCCCTTCGGCGCGCTCGCCAATGCTTCGGTTTTTCAACACTATCCTCTGCCAGACCGTTACCAGCAGAATCCCGTCCCGCCGCCGCGGCCGCTGGAAAACAAAAATTATCTTCTTTTCGCCATCGGCAGTTTCGATTCCTCCGCTTTCCTCTATCAAACCATTCCTATGCTATGGGATGATCCCAATCGCGGCAAAATACCCCTCGCCTGGGCGCTTTCGCCCATAACCAGCGAACGCACGCCGCCCATTTTCGATTATCTCTACCAGAACCGGACGGCCAACGATTATTTCGTTTCCGGAACGGCGGGAGGCGGATACTGTTATCCCAACCGATTTATCTACAACGAAGAAACGAAACGCGAATATTCCGACCTTCCGGAAGAGATCGGCGAATGGAAAAAATTTTCAAAGGAGTTATACCGGAAATTCGATCTTCGCATGACCGTCGCCGCCGACCTGGACCGCGATCCCATTCTTCCCGTTTCTTTTACAAACCTCCTACAGAGCCATTTTCGTAGTTTCTCCCCTCATGGAGTGGGAACATTGAAGCCTTACGAAACGAATCTGGCTGACGGCGTTGCGCCATTTATCGAGGAAACGGCCTACTTCCGCAAGAAGCCTCTTGATTGGCAGGAAGCTGTTAAGACAATTTATTCCAACAGCCGCCCAGGAACGCGAAAATTTCATCTCTATCGCTTTAAACTCACTAGTCCCACCGAAATCAATTTCCTTTACGATCGGATTCGGCAGGAACATCCCGAAATGCTTTACGAGGCGCTAGATCCCTATTCTTTCTTTTATCTTTTAAGGCAGCATTACGCCAACGGCGATCCCAAAGCCAATTACTTTCTGCCCTATTTCATTTCTCATACGATTCCTCAGGAGACGAATCACGGTAAAGAAAACCGCTTTAACGCTCAGGTCGTATTGCGCAACGACGGCTGGGAAACCTGGAATTCCCCCCAAAATCCAACCAACCAAAGATACCGGCTGATCTACAACTGGCGCCAAGAGGGCGAAGACGCCGTTACTCCCTTCTACAATGCAGGCTATGTGGAAGAGCCAGTTCCTCCCGGCGTTGCGACGACGGTGAACATCCTGATCCCATCACCCGATTCGGCGGGCCTTTATCGATTGATTCTAATCTTGGAACAAGAAAACGTGCATCAATCTCCCATTCAAGAAGAGATTCTAGTGACGGTGAATTAAGGGATTCGTTCAAAATCGGCGTTGAAACCTTTTGGATTATGTAAAAAAATGCTATTTTTATTTTTTGTTCGCGGAAGAAGCCGGGGATTTCTACGTTAGCATGGCGCTCCACGTCAAAGGGGCGGGAAAGCTTCGCTTCTTTGCAGCTGCTTTGACTATCCAATCGAAAAGATATCGCCTATATGAACGAGAAGAAAACCGACGCCAAGAAGCATGGAACCGTCAAGACGCCCAGGAAGACTGTACCGAACCTGGATTTCGATTTTATCGAACGAATCGTTCGTCTTGTGGAAAATGCGGAGATCGGGGAGTTGGAAATTGAATCCCCCGAAGGATTGCGATTAGCCGTAAAAAAAGCGCCGAGCGGGATTTTTTCCTCACCGCCGGCGATGTATCCTCCGATGTACGCCAGTGTTCCCGCCGCCCATCATTCGACGCCGATAACGGAAGCGCCCGCTCCAGTCAAAGCGGAAACCGACGAATCCATCGAGATTATAAAAGCGCCCATGGTCGGCACCTTCTACCGCGCCCCGGCGCCGGATGCGCCCCCCTTCGTCGAAATGGGAGGCGCCGTGCAAAACAGCACCGTCGTCTGCATTCTGGAAGCCATGAAGGTCATGAACGAAATCAAGGCGGGCGTTTCGGGAACCGTCGCGGAGATTATGGTCGAAAACGGCCAGCCCGTCGAATTCGGCCAACCCTTGTTCAAGATCAGGAAATAGCGAATCGGCGCCGGCCAACCTTATCGCCCGAAAGCGGGGAAAATAATATCGATCCTAGAGGTTCATGTCATTTGAAGTTGTTCCCTCGCCCTCTGGGAGAGGGTTAGGGTGAGGGGGCATTTTTTATTACGCAACTATTAAAATCAATTGAAATTGACCACTTGCGCAAGGAAGCGATTCGCTTCCCTGTTTTTTCTATTATCGCAAAATCCCAGGAACGAAAACCATTATGTTTAAAAAAATCCTGATTGCGAATCGCGGCGAAATCGCCCTGCGAATCATCCGCGCCTGCCATGAATTAGGCATCGAGACGGTCGCCGTTTATTCCGAAGCGGATCGA
The window above is part of the Candidatus Omnitrophota bacterium genome. Proteins encoded here:
- a CDS encoding prepilin-type N-terminal cleavage/methylation domain-containing protein; the encoded protein is MGKKGFTLIELLIVVAIIGVLAAIAVPNFLNAQMRAKIARAQSDMKSLSTCLEQLRLDRGVMLVDFWDDDYAQGQKRMVEVFKGVGGSAQNDRGGTAGLWAPLTTPVAYMSSIPVDPFFSATSKRDTMSQLISQDVIPPYAYMYADDDPEIPGSGDIGLSTFVPGNMEAAAHGIKPLLTGQYIMIGAGPDGGRGAYNSVTGMGFPYDSSNGLASYGDIVMRN
- a CDS encoding beta-galactosidase, whose translation is MKKYAYFLMLILALSISNSISAEDAANDKDRLGGWKKIASEAKAFFYVQEISGVWWIVNPAGNAFLSKGVNHISFFADNAPQLGYSPYGRATQKKYGSEGAWAKAAADNLWRWNFNTAGAWCSTSMYKQELPYTPVLDVASRAGANWQTGIFPDVFSKKFRMAARAAIQTACRPQRDNKYLLGYFTDNELRWGPDWRSPDALLMDFLRFDRESDGWNRAVQFLKERYSTIDALNEQWKIKAKSFEEVPAVESFPASDARSEAEEAFVKIVAGEYFRVCAEEIRDADPNHLILGCRFAGKASETVLEAMAPYVDIVSFNTYNFTPPAGTLKRIFEITKRPIMITEFSFKAMDSGLPNTKGAGKPVATQKERAEHFTNFITQLLQLPFIVGYHWFEYADEPAEGRFDGENSNYGLVNIKDEPWEILTNEMARTNLAAEKIHAGLAGGTANIDNANR
- a CDS encoding SpoIIE family protein phosphatase produces the protein MKKSESASSLRHEDILSIIRVKNESFASLLDNQLLSLMIEESKIVTFKTENIIVKQHDPSDSLYLILSGRCTVYVNDRLISHIEAGDLLGEMGVIQNTPRSATVIAIEETRALRISADTFKKMLNNPKLATWMLSMLTDRVRRASTDAARFLKEMEEIRMDQMELARVQRSLLPKELPAGSRFRVHVLYSPCAYAGGDYYDAILLDKDHLFLIVADVTGHGAQASISMAIVRSFVHQSNFGKKPETILKKLNRYLFQYGPSQHFVTAQTAVIDLAKKKIHFAYAGHPPMLHLRGDQCQSMKAPRSFFLRFMMDADYKSATLTLNSGDRVAFYTDGVIETFNPDGGMYNMEGLQLYLSKTHKRPVSEVPSLLETDLHNFRNGSPVEDDITFMVVEIA
- a CDS encoding formylglycine-generating enzyme family protein, with translation MFVKKSAFLTFFLLFVVCAAFAQDNLPTPTPTATPKPPASGGLIDLNGSTLAENQLVADPPGGFRFGKISFGAIPEGYYTDGNGMAVRVSPGEGVWIVVNVAMEAPSLAVISGAFRSSSKDVSIALIALNCPVDGQLGYTNITGEEVPVEQYRSLNLIYRPPSGWLQIAVQIVNYPYSSLTSTVYVDNLCVKPLAPSISNQSVGLEVDGSFEKGVDKLIANINDDDGRITPFFESLSDIAIRLSIEPENSAANVGTIIQGVENSFPMTLVGEVNIYRETSPGAGMLAFVLSNGFQSLCVYRFEKDIPDAKSKEPEHLIIGGDFTVNNPSVPIHAIVQNGGPNVSSSVVVDDLVVKNWGVINPTPTPTVTPTPTVTPTPPVTPTPTLYPGEIIVPLSLPEGAVPLYMEYIPAGSFMMGSPDNEKDRRSDEGPLHLVNITKPFYMGKYEVTRAQWLAVMGSNPESPNYPINVSWNNCQSFIKKLNQLGQGTFRLPTEAEWEYACRAGTTTRFYWGDDTNYKEIDKYAWYYGNSGSASHEVGLKKPNVLGLFDMSGNVYEWCQDWYANYYFTNPASDPTGPGGGDNLVLRGGGWNDTQNLVRSARRSSGNSNYSGSDIGFRLVRN
- a CDS encoding type II toxin-antitoxin system RelE/ParE family toxin translates to MRYRVQFDASLEHELAKIDSKTVARILSVIESLAENPRPPRCLKLKGKSNLYRVRVGNFRVIYAIEDSLNLVAILRVGDRKDAYR
- a CDS encoding DUF2281 domain-containing protein, whose translation is MAQVDLKEYPSMRIDLEDKVLQRESVFIRKDENQMIQLVSVAKSRRKSQFGRAKGLIEMAEDFDEPLEVFKDYMPNIRGSCKINKIRF
- a CDS encoding type II toxin-antitoxin system VapC family toxin; this encodes MTTYVIDASVAVKWIINETKRMEAIRFLNPEISRIAPDFIAYECLAAIQKKVTRNEIGEEAGWRCYSTLIKEIPLELIDSSSLTHRAFQLANIIGHAIYDCFYLALAEDRDAMVVTADRKFYERVKASDYAHLIAWVEKAPK